The Christiangramia forsetii KT0803 DNA segment TATCAGAAAGTTCCAGATCCATAGGTTTTTGACCTGATTTCTCTCCTTTAAAAGTAAAACGATGATCCCCGGTTACATTTCCTACTTCATACATTGGGGAGCGTTCTCTGTCTGCTACTCTTCTTAACTGAGCTATTTCAGCTTCTCCAATGACCAGTCCCATTCTTTCCTGGGATTCGTTTCCAATAATTTCTTTTGCTGAAAGTGTGGGATCTCCAACAGGAAGCGCATCCAGATCTATCTTTCCACCTTTTTCTTCCACAAGTTCGCTTAGACAGTTTAAATGTCCGCCGGCCCCATGATCATGGATAGAAACGATTGGGTTTTTGTCACTTTCTACCATTCCACGAACAGCGTTGGCAGCACGTTTTTGCATTTCAGGGTTGGAACGCTGAATGGCATTCAGTTCTATTCCGCTACTGAATTCACCGGTATCTGCTGAAGAAACGGCAGCACCGCCCATACCAATTCTATAGTTTTCACCGCCTAAAACAACGATTTTATCTCCTTTATTCGGAATATCTTTTATCGCCTGATCCTGTTTTCCGTAACCGATTCCTCCGGCAAGCATGATTACTTTATCATAACCCAATGCTCTATCATGTTCAGAATGTTCAAAAGTTAAGACTGAACCTGAGATTAAAGGCTGACCAAACTTGTTTCCAAAATCGGAAGCTCCATTAGAAGCTTTTATCAGAATATCCATAGGAGTCTGGTATAGCCAGTCTCTTTCTTTCATTCCGTTTTCCCATTTTCTGTCCTTATCAAGACGAGAGTAAGAAGTCATATAAACTGCAGTTCCTGCCAATGGAAGTGAACCTTTTCCTCCGGCAAGTCTGTCGCGAATTTCTCCACCGCTTCCCGTAGCTGCTCCATTAAAAGGTTCTACCGTAGTGGGGAAATTATGTGTTTCAGCTTTAATTGAGATTACAGAATCAAAGTCTTTTATCTGATAATATTCCGGAACATCTGGAGCTTTAGGAGCAAACTGTTCTACTCTTGGGCCTTTTACAAAAGCAACATTATCTTTGTATGCTGAAACAATATTATTAGGATTTTCTTCAGAAGTCTTTCTGATCATTTTGAAAAGAGAAGAAGATTTCTCTTCTCCATCAATTACAAAAGTCCCGTTAAATATTTTATGTCTACAATGTTCAGAATTCACCTGGGAAAATCCAAAAACTTCAGAATCTGTAAGTTTTCTACCTAATCTATCTGACAGTTTTTCCAGGTAATCTACTTCCTCAGCATTTAAAGCTAAACCTTCCTGCTTATTAAACGATTCTATATCATCCACTTCAATAATTGGAGCGGGATTTACATGAATATCGAAAATATCCTGATCCAGATTTTCATATTTCTGGGAAATCATGGGATCAAAATCATGGAAATTTTTGTCAACTCTCAAAAATTCTTCAATTCTTATCAAGCCATGAATACCCATATTTTGAGTGATCTCCACAGCATTCGTACTCCAGGGAGTGATCATGGCGGCACGAGGACCAACAAAAAAATCTGCCAGCGCAGATTTATGTATTTGTTGAGTATTTCCGAAAAGCCAGTTTAGTTTTGAAATTTCCTGGGCTGAAAGTTCTGAGTGTGTTTCCACAGCAAAAACCTTGGTAGTTTGGTTTCCGAAGAAAAGGATCATTTATGTTGTGTTTGTGTTGTTTTTAAAGCCACAAATTTATGATTTTTTATCGGGTAGATTAAATAATTTAAGAAAGTTAAATTCTAAATTTTTGCAAGATTCCGTATCTTCATAAGAATAATTAAAATATTGATGTATATATGTTTTCTGTCGTAAAAGTAGTTTCGTCATCCTGAATTTATTTCAGGGTTTTTATACGGCATTGATTTACATTGAAATGAGATTCTGAAATAAGATCAGAATGACGTCATTTATTAATTTAGGAATTTTACGGATATATAAAAATCATTAAATGCATATCAAATTCAATAGTCTCATTCTAATAGGTTTTTTCACTTTTTTTGGAATGAATTCCTGTAACCTGGAAGGAAATGAAAATAATGAAGGAGAGGTAGTACGTATGCGTGTAAATCATTTTAAGCAAACTGCCTTTGGAGTTGCTCCTCAATTAGTATTATTAGTTCAGGAAGCTGAAGAAATAGGAGGGGAGGAGTGGAATTATTTTTATGATGGAATTAAAGATTTCGAGTATGAATATGGCTATGTGTATGATATTTCAGTGAAAAAAGAACCGGTAGAAAACCCACCGCAGGACGCTTCCTCAATAAAGTATATTTTATTGGATGTAATTTCTAAAGAAAAGATTGATAATACCGAAACCTTTGAGATCAAATTAAAGTGGGGAGGTAATAGCTTTGTAAGCAGTACGGGCGATCAATACACACTTATGGATGAATTACTTATAGATTGCAATGAATTATGCGAAAATCTTGCGCAGGGACTGGAGAATGAAGATGAATTAACCGGTACATTTTCTCATGTTTCTAATGGAGAAATAAGACTTATAACGCTCCAGTAAAAATAAGGGTTTTGAAAAATTCGCAAATTCATCCTGAACTTTTTTCAGGAACTTATATTTTTATACCGCAATAATTTTAAAGTTGAAACAATTTCAGCTTGACAGATATAGCCTTTTTTGACATAGACAATTAGTCTTTCTGCAATAAAGCCATATAAAATCCGTCATAACCGCTTTCACTGGACAAGAGCTTTTTCTCTCTTAATAATTTAAAATCTTTTCCACTTTCTGTTTTTAAGAACTTCTGAACTTGTTTTTCATTTTCTGAAGGTAAAATAGAACAGGTCGCATACACCATTTTTCCACCTTCTTTCAATATTCTGGAATATTTTTCCAGTATTTCAAGCTGTGTATTTTTGATTTTTTCCAGAAAATCCGGTTGAAGTTTCCATTTCGCATCGGGATTACGGCTTAGAACACCCAATCCGCTACATGGAGCATCAATAAGAACTCTATCTGCCGAATTATAAAGCTTCTTGATCACTTTAGTAGAATCTATACTCCTGGTTTCTACATTATGAGCTCCGGCACGCTTGGCTCTACGTTTAAGTTCTTTCAATTTATTTCCATAAATATCCAGAGCAATGATCTGTCCCTTGTTTTCCATTAAAGCAGCAAGGTGAAGAGTTTTTCCGCCGGCACCTGCACAGGTATCTACTACACGCATTCCCGGTTTTACATCCAGCAATTCGGCGACTCTTTGAGAATTTGCATCCTGAACTTCAAAAAGGCCATCCTGAAAAGCTTTTGTTTTAAACACATTAGCTCTCTCTTTTAGTTCCAGTGCTTCGGGATAATTACGAACGCCAGAAGTTTCAATACCTTCTTCGCTAAGTTTTGCAGCTAATTCTTTAGGATTGGTCTTTAAATTATTGGTTCTTAAAATAACAGGAGCCTGTTCATTTAGCGCATGGATTTCTTTGGTCCAAACTTTTTCGCCTAACTCTTTCTCTCCAAGTTCATCCATCCAATCTGGTACAGATTCTCTAAATTTTCTTATCCTGCTTAATTCATCAAATCTACCTTTGATACGTCTTTCTGGTGTTTTCTCAAATTGAGGCCAGTCAGGAATAGTTACGCCTCTAAGCACGCACCAAACGGCGAGCATTCTAAAGATATCTTCTCTTTTAAAAGGCTCTTTTACTTCAGCTATTTCAGCATAAAGTCTTTTCCATCTCACAATATCATAAGTGGTTTCTGCAATAAAACTACGATCTCTAGATCCCCATCGTTTATCTCTTTTCAGAGTCTTTGCTATAACCTTATCGGCATAATTTCCTTCATTAAAAATTTCAGCTAAAGCATCAACGGTAGCAAAAACAAGATTCCTGTGTAGGCGCATAAATATTCTTTAAAGCCGCAAAGTTACGTTTTTTTGATTCGGATTAATTTATATTTGAATCAAATTCCTGATATGAAAAAATTAAGTTTTTTATTGATTTTATTGGCCTTTGCCTGTAAAGAATCTTCAAAAGAGAATTCTCCGGAAAACCTTGAAAATAACAAACCTGAATATTTTGAATCTGTTGAAGCAGAAGTGATACTTGAGGATGATTCTTTAAGTGTGAGGGCCATTGAGATCATAGGAAAAAATCTTGCTTTTGCTGGTAACAATGGAACATATGGTTTATATGATTCAGCCAATAACACGTGGAAAACCAATATTCAAAAATTTGATACTCTAGTTCCAGAGTATAGAGCGATTGCTAGCACCTCAAATGATTTTTTTATGTTGAGTGTTGGAAGTCCCGCACTTTTATATAAAACTGGAAATTCTGGTAAAATGGAGTTGGTTTATAAGGAAACACATGATAAGGCCTTTTATGATGCGATGACCTTTTGGAATGATAATGAGGGGATTGCGATGGGAGATCCCACTGATGGATGTATTTCAATAATTATTACCAGAGATGGTGGTAAAAGCTGGAGCAAAGTAGACTGTGAAAATTTACCTGAAGCTGCAGAGGGAGAGGCCGCATTCGCTGCAAGTAATTCTAATATTGCCATTCAGGGAAATAATACCTGGATCTTAACCGGAGGGACAAAATCAAGAATTCTTTTTTCTCCAGATAAAGGAGCTTCCTGGCAATTATTTGAGACGCCTCTATTGCAGGGAGAGCCAACTACGGGAGGTTATAGCCTGGATTTTTATGATGATAAAAACGGAATTATAATTGGAGGGGATTATACCAATGCAGAAGGGAATAGAGGTAATAAAGCAGTGACTGCTGATGGAGGAAAAACCTGGGAATTAATTGCTGAAGGAAAAGATCCCGGTTATAAGAGTAGTATTAGGTTCGTGCCAGATTCTAATGGGAAGCAAATTCTGGCAACTGGTTTCTCTGGAATTCATTATAGCAAAGACAGTGGTAAAAGCTGGAAGAAACTATCAGAGCAAGGCTTCTATACATTAAGGTTTGTAAACGATACTTTGGCGTATGCTGCTGGTAAAGGAAGAATAGCAAAATTAATATTTCGTTAGAAAGAAATAATCCGACAGATTAGAAACCTGCCGGATTATAACTACTAACTAACCAAAAAACTAAATATGAATAGTTCTGCTATTCACTGCCATTATTCTCTTTTCGCCCTTGTTTTGAACGATATTCTTTAATAAGCTTTTTATGAAATTCATCTTCCAGCTTATGTAATTTAATGATATCTTTTGCTGAAATGATCTGTTTAAGATCCTTGAACAATTGCTTCTTAATCTTATATTCTTCATTTTCTACAGATAGAAACTCATCAAGAAGATCATTAGCCTTATTCTCATCTATACACTCTACATTTTCAAGCTCTATATGTTCTCTTTTGTGCAGCTCTCTCTTCTTTGACTCATATTCATTATAAATTGGCCAGAATTTTTCAGCAAGCTTATCGTTTAGATTTAATTCCTGCGTAAGAAAAGCAACTTTAAGCGCTTTTATTTTTTCCCTTTGAGCATCTTTGTCATTTTCCTGCCCAATCATTTGAGAGGTGGAAAAAAGAACACATAATATTAAAATAAATTTCTTCATAGTTTATTCCAAAATATAGGCTGGATCTTCAATGTTTTTATCAATATAGTCAAAAACAGCATCAGAATTTACCGTGTTGAAATCTGAATCATCAATAAGCTTACCATTTTCAAAAACGTAATCTGAATATTCAGCAGAGCTCAGTTCAAAATATCCCATATCATAACCTTCATCGATATAATTTTCCATTGCTGAAATTTCAATATCATCCCAACCTAATGGCTGATTAGTTCCAGTTTTGAAAAAGTTACCTAGCATTAGAACGAAAATGGCGGCTACTGCTGCAGCATAGAAGAAATATTCTTTTTTAAATAATCTTCTTACACGAGTATTCTCATCGTATGTTTTAGCAATAATCTTATCTTCCAAAGAACTGAAATAACCATCAGGAACAGAGAACTCTTTTCCTTTTGGTGGAATCTCAATAGATTTCTGATCTTCCAATCTAAGCATCATCTTTTCCTCAAGATTCCCAAAATAGTCTTTAGGGATCTTAAAGCCAGAATTCTGCGGATATTTGGATTGATTGGTTTTCATCAGTTATATGACTCGGGTTTTTCTTAATGGTTTAATTGGACTTTAAAAATTCTTCAATTTTTTTTGCCGCGATATGGTAAGATGCCTTTAACGCACCCTCACTGGTATCCAGCAATTCCGACATTTCCCTGTATTTCAAATCCTCGAAATATTTCATATTAAATACCTGTTGTTGTTTATTAGGCAGGGTAGCGATCGCTTTTTGTAATTTTAGCTGAATTTCACCTCCTTCAAAATATACATCACTTTCCAGGTTATCTATAATTTGATTCTGTAACTCTTCTGAAGTGATCTGCATTCTTCGTGCCTTTTTATTCAAGAAGGTGATAGATTCATTGGTAGCGATACGATACATCCAGCTATAAAGTTTACTATCCCCCTTAAACTGACCAATATTTCGATAAATTTTTAGAAAAGTATTTTGTAGGATGTCATCGGTATCATCGTGATTCTTAACGATGTTTCTAATATGCCAGTAGAGTCTTTCCTTGTAAGTAGATATAAGTTCCCTGAAAGCCTCTTGAGAAGAAGAGCTATCCTGCAATCGGGTTACTAATTGATCTTCGGAATTTTGCAAAACTGTACAATTTATGCCGCGTAAAGATATTGAAAGCTTAAAGCATTTAAAATTAAAATTTAGCTTTAATTTTGTAGGAAAATAAAGTCAAATATCAATCATCAGATCGACTAAAGGTAAAAAATATTGACAAAAGACGTTAATTTTTTGTTTTGTTGAATAGTTTGATATATATTTATCCCAACAATAGGATTTAATCCTTTTTTTGCCCCTTAACAATTGAATTAGATCGCATTATTTTCATTTGCCCCAAAGTGGAAATAATTTTGATAAAAATGGATGATATTTTTTATATCATCCATTTTTTATTTTGTATTTTTTTTGAAGTTTATTGAATTCTAAATATACTTCTATGAAATATTTTAAAATACTTCCTCTATTTATTATAGCTTTCTTTTTTTGCAACTCAATGAAAGCCCAGGATGCAGATACTTTAAAAGTAGGGGACATACTCACAATTGAAACTCCTAAGAATTACCAGTACAGTCATTTAAACCTTCCAAAGGCAAATTTTATTATTAAAAGTGGAGAAATAGTTAATTATAAAAAACTACCTGGCACTCGTGTGGAGATCACCAAAATAAAAACAAAGAATAGTAAAACTATTGTCCTGTTAAAAAGAAAAGACGGTAAAAAATTCTTTGGTAGTTTTCCGTCAATACGTGCAAGCTACAAGAAGGCTTTAGCCTCTGGTGAATTGTCCAGATAATATAAAAAAGTTTTTTTAAATTAAGGGAGGGAAGCCATATTCAGGGCCTCTATAATTTGATTATTTTCTAAAATAATTAGGTTAGAGTAGTGAAATTCCAATTCTTATTACTCAAAAGATTGCATTTCTACGAGCTTCCTGTAAGTCCCATTTGCTGCAATTAGTTCCTGATGTTTTCCTTGCTCTACAATCTCTCCTCTTTGCATTACAATAATTTTATCGGCATTTTGAATAGTTGAGAGACGATGAGCGATCACCACAGAGGTTCTGTTCTTCATCATATTTTCCAGTGCTTTCTGAACAAGTTTTTCACTTTCAGTATCTAAAGCCGAAGTAGCTTCATCCAGGATCATTACCGGAGGATTTTTTAATACAGCTCTGGCAATAGATAAACGTTGCTTTTGCCCACCACTCAATTTATTTCCGCTGTCGCCAATATTTGTATCAAGCACGGCAGGGAGTTCTTTTACGAACTCCCAGGCATTGGCAATTTTCAATGCATCAATAATCTCTTCATCTGTCGCATCTTCTTTTCCGAGAGCCACATTGTTTCTTATCGTGTCATTAAATAAAATGGAGTCTTGCGTTACCAATCCCATTAAATTACGAAGAGATTTCTTTTTTATATTTCGTATGTCTGTTCCATCTACTTTAACGCTTCCATCGTTTACATCATAAAAGCGGGTAATTAGGTTGGCAATGGTAGATTTTCCCGAACCAGATTGACCCACAAGCGCAACGGTTTGCCCTTTAGGAACAGTCACGCTAAAATTCTTCAGTACTTTTTCTTCCTCGTAACTAAAATTGATGTTTTCTATACTTATTTCGTTATTGAAATCCTTCTTATCAATCGCATCTGGAGCATCGGTAATACTCGA contains these protein-coding regions:
- a CDS encoding WD40/YVTN/BNR-like repeat-containing protein → MKKLSFLLILLAFACKESSKENSPENLENNKPEYFESVEAEVILEDDSLSVRAIEIIGKNLAFAGNNGTYGLYDSANNTWKTNIQKFDTLVPEYRAIASTSNDFFMLSVGSPALLYKTGNSGKMELVYKETHDKAFYDAMTFWNDNEGIAMGDPTDGCISIIITRDGGKSWSKVDCENLPEAAEGEAAFAASNSNIAIQGNNTWILTGGTKSRILFSPDKGASWQLFETPLLQGEPTTGGYSLDFYDDKNGIIIGGDYTNAEGNRGNKAVTADGGKTWELIAEGKDPGYKSSIRFVPDSNGKQILATGFSGIHYSKDSGKSWKKLSEQGFYTLRFVNDTLAYAAGKGRIAKLIFR
- a CDS encoding DUF4377 domain-containing protein, whose amino-acid sequence is MHIKFNSLILIGFFTFFGMNSCNLEGNENNEGEVVRMRVNHFKQTAFGVAPQLVLLVQEAEEIGGEEWNYFYDGIKDFEYEYGYVYDISVKKEPVENPPQDASSIKYILLDVISKEKIDNTETFEIKLKWGGNSFVSSTGDQYTLMDELLIDCNELCENLAQGLENEDELTGTFSHVSNGEIRLITLQ
- a CDS encoding RNA polymerase sigma factor; this encodes MQNSEDQLVTRLQDSSSSQEAFRELISTYKERLYWHIRNIVKNHDDTDDILQNTFLKIYRNIGQFKGDSKLYSWMYRIATNESITFLNKKARRMQITSEELQNQIIDNLESDVYFEGGEIQLKLQKAIATLPNKQQQVFNMKYFEDLKYREMSELLDTSEGALKASYHIAAKKIEEFLKSN
- a CDS encoding RsmB/NOP family class I SAM-dependent RNA methyltransferase translates to MRLHRNLVFATVDALAEIFNEGNYADKVIAKTLKRDKRWGSRDRSFIAETTYDIVRWKRLYAEIAEVKEPFKREDIFRMLAVWCVLRGVTIPDWPQFEKTPERRIKGRFDELSRIRKFRESVPDWMDELGEKELGEKVWTKEIHALNEQAPVILRTNNLKTNPKELAAKLSEEGIETSGVRNYPEALELKERANVFKTKAFQDGLFEVQDANSQRVAELLDVKPGMRVVDTCAGAGGKTLHLAALMENKGQIIALDIYGNKLKELKRRAKRAGAHNVETRSIDSTKVIKKLYNSADRVLIDAPCSGLGVLSRNPDAKWKLQPDFLEKIKNTQLEILEKYSRILKEGGKMVYATCSILPSENEKQVQKFLKTESGKDFKLLREKKLLSSESGYDGFYMALLQKD